In the Kribbella sp. NBC_00482 genome, one interval contains:
- a CDS encoding TetR/AcrR family transcriptional regulator — protein sequence MTVKDSHRARQAQATKEQVARAARELFRQQGYVATTIAAISDAAQIPVQTIYSAFGNKPAVLREIARIWIAEADTRRLAQESLALTDPAERLRAAAHWQTRQFVTGIDVIQIYQEAARADPRMAAELQSVWAAREHELKLYLESFEGDLTQPQGRALDIFLACTAAEVYHLLVLERAWSIQDYETWLGDTLVSQLLP from the coding sequence GTGACTGTCAAGGACTCACACCGTGCCCGGCAGGCGCAGGCGACGAAAGAGCAGGTGGCGCGGGCCGCGCGCGAGCTGTTCCGGCAGCAGGGGTACGTCGCCACCACGATCGCGGCGATCTCCGACGCGGCGCAGATCCCGGTGCAGACGATCTACTCGGCGTTCGGGAACAAGCCGGCCGTCCTGCGCGAGATCGCGCGGATCTGGATCGCTGAGGCGGACACCCGGCGACTCGCCCAGGAGTCACTCGCCCTGACCGACCCTGCCGAGCGATTGCGGGCGGCCGCGCACTGGCAGACCCGCCAGTTCGTGACCGGCATCGACGTGATCCAGATCTACCAGGAGGCCGCGCGAGCGGACCCGCGGATGGCTGCCGAGCTGCAGAGCGTCTGGGCCGCTCGCGAGCACGAACTCAAGCTGTACCTCGAGTCCTTCGAAGGCGACCTCACCCAACCGCAGGGCCGCGCGCTCGACATCTTCCTCGCCTGCACCGCCGCCGAGGTCTACCACCTGCTGGTCCTGGAGCGAGCGTGGTCGATCCAGGACTACGAGACCTGGCTCGGCGACACCCTGGTCAGTCAGCTGCTCCCGTGA
- a CDS encoding mycothiol-dependent nitroreductase Rv2466c family protein, protein MTITPGRSLDLYADPACPWSWLAVRWLTAVAPERGLRLTFRSYSLWMRDGDRQLDEVPEFVRMIAVAASKQSLRLLRVFEALRAGDQEHAIERLYLAWGNRVFVPGPPQAPSNDTLEGAVATAGLEGSWLEAADDPRWDAAIEASNAALSGVPVVPTLIEGGRVVFHGAVLAAPVTQGLELWDALDVLATEPSFVALTSPRPPFPSFAPVDNPRGAGENSVTLVR, encoded by the coding sequence ATGACAATCACGCCTGGTCGATCGCTGGACCTGTACGCCGACCCGGCGTGCCCGTGGAGCTGGCTGGCGGTGCGCTGGCTGACCGCTGTGGCACCGGAGCGGGGGCTGCGGCTGACCTTCCGGTCGTACAGCCTCTGGATGCGCGACGGCGACCGGCAACTGGACGAGGTGCCCGAGTTCGTCCGGATGATCGCCGTTGCCGCCAGCAAGCAATCGCTGCGGCTACTGCGCGTCTTCGAGGCACTCCGGGCGGGCGATCAGGAGCACGCGATCGAGCGGCTGTACCTGGCCTGGGGCAACCGCGTGTTCGTCCCGGGACCGCCACAGGCGCCGTCGAACGACACGTTGGAAGGCGCTGTGGCGACAGCCGGGCTGGAGGGGTCCTGGCTGGAGGCTGCCGACGATCCTCGTTGGGACGCAGCCATCGAGGCGTCCAACGCGGCGTTGTCCGGCGTACCCGTCGTTCCCACCCTGATCGAGGGCGGGCGGGTCGTCTTCCACGGCGCCGTACTCGCGGCTCCTGTGACACAGGGCCTCGAACTCTGGGACGCGCTGGACGTTCTGGCGACCGAACCGTCGTTCGTCGCCCTCACGTCCCCACGACCGCCGTTCCCTTCCTTCGCGCCTGTGGATAACCCGCGCGGCGCCGGCGAGAATTCGGTCACTCTGGTGCGGTGA